The region CGGCATCCCACCGGGAAGAAACAAAACATCGGCCTCCTTACAGTCCACCTCTGAAAACTCATAATCTGCCTGGATCTTTATATGGTGGGCACTTATTACATCCCGTTTTCCGGTAACGGAAACCAGAATTACGTCCTGACCTCCCCTTTTTTAAATGTCCACAACTGCCAGCAGCTCCACTTCTTCCGATCCGTCAGCTATAAACGCATATACTTTTCCCATATTAATCTTCTCCTTTTAATGTTTGAAAGGTACTGATTGCAGTGACCTTGATATAATCCACCTGGTACCTAGTCTCCACACTTTCCCCGTCAATCATTTTTTTTAAAGTATCGGCAGCCATCTGAGACTGTCCCTCATGATCATTTAATACAGTACCGGTCATTCTGCCTTCCTTAATATATGTTACCGTATCCTGAAGGGCATCCACCCCTACCAGGTAAATATCCTTTCCGGGTATACGGCCCGCCTCTTCCACAGCCTCCAGGGCACCGTTTGCCATGGAATCATTGTTGCAGAAGAACACTTCAATGCGGTTTCCCCAGGAAGCAAGCGCCTGTTTGGCAAGCTTTTTCCCTTCATCCTTATTCCAGTTTCCATTGCCGGAAAACAGCTCTTCCGTCTTCATTCCTCCTTCTTCCAGGGCCTTAATGGAATATTCCGTCCGGTATTGGCTGTCCTCATTGCCTTTCTCTCCCATGAGCATAACATAAGACACCACACCATCGCCGTTAAAATCTCCTTTATTAAGTGTTTCCAGAATGATCTCTCCCTGATAGGTTCCTGCCTGCCTGGAATCTGTTCCAACACACGATACTGCCATTTGCTTTTCCCGCCACCGCTTCTGTTCCTCTTCCTTGGGCTCACGGTTTATAAAAACCAACGGGATCCCCGCCCTGCTGCAGGCATCTGCAAGCTCTTGTGCCGCCGGGATTTCTACCGGATTCACTATGATCCCGTCACAACCGTCTGAAATAAACTGATTCACCTGCTTGTCCTGCTCTTTCTGGTCACCTCCGGCATTGCGCATGATCACCTCTGCATGATATGTTTCTTCCAGATATTGCTTCAGCTCCTGACGATACAGCTTCATAAACGTATCGTCATAGCGGTATATGCTTACCCCGATCTTAGGGCCTGTCTCCTCAGGGACTCCTTCCGTTCCCGCTTCTGATGTAGCACTTTCCCCAACATCTTTTTTCTGCTCCATAGGAGCGCAGCCATAAAGCGGAAAAGCAGTCCAGACTATGAAAAAAAACAAAAAGATCCCTTTCCTTAACCGTTTCATATCTTTAATCTCCTGAATTTCACTGTTTTTCCCATATTAACACGTTTTTCCATATTTGTACACTAAGGAATCAAAGGGTAGCGTAAGTATATACAGTCAATTCAATCATTCAAGGCTCATCAATATTTTTCTTTCCATTTAGCCTCTACCTTCTACTTTATGTTCCTATGTGGTATACTGTGCATATGCAAATGCAAAACATTGAATCAGGAGGAATTCCAATGGAAATAGAACGCAAATATCTCATAACCCAGCCGCCGGCCGGTTACTCCAGCCATCCTTATCACTTCATAGAGCAGGGGTATCTCTCGACAGAGCCTGTCGTCCGTGTACGCAGAGAGGATGATGTCTTTTACCTTACCTACAAATCAAAAGGACTCTTAGAGCGGGAGGAATACAATCTCCCTTTGACCCGGGAATCCTATGAGCATCTGATTAAAAAAGCAGACGGACACATCCTGACAAAAAGAAGGTACCTGATCCCATTGGAAGACTCCGGCCATCTGACCATAGAATTGGATGTATTTGAAGGCCGTTTTAAAGGGCTTGTATTGGCCGAAGTGGAATTTCCTGAGAGAGAGGAAGCAGAACGCTTCATCCCTCCCTCCTGGTTTGGAGAAGACGTAACCTTTTCAGGCGATTATCAGAACAGCAGGCTGAGCAGGCTGCCATAGCTTTATGGATAAAGCGAGCCGCAGGAGTCCAAAGGATTCCTTTTATCCCGGACACTTACGGCTCACCTTTTTATTTATTTTCCTATTAAGTACAGATACGGTCTTTAATCAGGAAAGGAACCGGAACAAGGGCGGAATTATACGAAAGAGTCCGCTGTCTATGCTCCGGTTCCTTTTTCTAAAAACCCTGGCCAAAAGCCGTGGGCTATTTAGAAAGAAACTACTTCTTTGCAATATACTTTCTGATGTCCAGAGCAATCGCAACTACAATAACGATTCCCTGCGCAATATACTGATAGTTGGTGTCAACGCCCAGATACTGCAGACAGGTTTTTAAAATCTCGAATACCAGTACACCGATCAAAACACCGGATACCTTACCAATACCGCCGTTCACGGACACGCCTCCAATGGTACATGCCGCAATGGCTTCCAGCTCCCAGCCCATTCCCATATTAACAGAGGAACCGCCGGATTTTGCACCTACGAGGAATCCTCCCAATGCATAAAGAGCTGCCGCTGTCACATAGATAATGATTTTTGTTTTCTTTGTATTTACACCGGAAACTTCTGCTGCCTGCTCATTGCCGCCGATGGCGTACATATATTTGCCGTGAGGTGTCTTGTTATAAACAAACCAGATTATCAGCCCAATGGCAAGGGCGATTAAAAATAAGTAAGGAATCACTCCTAAAAGCCTGCCCTTTGCCACCTCTGTATAAGCCGCCCGGTAACCACCGATAGGAGTTGCATTGGTATAAACAAGGCATACACCGTAAACGATCAGCTGCATACCCAGAGTTCCGATAAAGGCCGGAACCTGAAGAAAAGAAACCACCATACCGTTGATCAGACCGAAAATGGCGCATACAGCGATACAAATTAGCAGTACTACGAATACCCACCAGATGCCGAAATCAGGAAGATTAGGGAAAAACTTACCGCTGTACCCAGGCTTCTGAAGCAAAGTACCTGCAAGACAGGCAGAAAGACCAACCATACGTCCGGCAGAAAGGTCCGTACCTCTGGTTATCAGACAGCCAGATACGCCGCATGCAATGATAAAACGGGGTGCTACGTTTAAAGCAATGTTTTTCAAGTTATCAGGGGTACCAAAGGACGGCTGTTTAATTGCAGTAAAAATAGCCAGCATAATCAGTACAACGATGATTCCATTATTAATAAGAAAATCCTTCGCATTTATTTTTTTAGTTTGCATAGGTAAATCTTTTGCATTTATTTTTTTTGCTGTCATGATTTAACCTCCTGTGTGAAATTTTCTGTTACCTTATCGTTTAGATCAAATTTAGTGGCAAATGCCATGATCTTTTCCTGGGTTGCCTCTTCATCTTCCAGTTCTCCGGTGATATGGCCATTGCACATAACGATAATCCGGTTTGACATGCCGATCAGCTCCGGCATTTCGGAAGAAATCATGATAATTGATTTTCCCTGCTTAACAAGTTCAATCATGATCTGGTAAATCTCATATTTTGCCCCAACGTCAATCCCCCTGGTGGGTTCATCCATGATCAGGATATCGGGGTTATTCGCCAGCCATCTGGCAATGATTACCTTTTGCTGGTTTCCTCCTGACAGGGATTGGATCAGGGTCCTGTCATTGGGTGTCTTAATACTCAGCTTTGCAATGCTGTCCTTTACTACCTGCCCCACCTTTCTGCTGTTGATGGTTCCGGCCTTGGTATAATTCCGGTAAGAGGCTATGGCCGTATTATCAGCTATGCTCAGACAGCCGAAAATACCGGTTCCTCTCCGGTCCTCAGTGATCATCCCTACGGAATCGGCAATGGCATCCTGCGGACGCTTGACAGTCACCTTTTTACCAAGGATCTCTATCTGCCCGCCGGCAATGTGGCGCATTCCAAAAATGGCTTCCATGAGTTCTGTTCTCTGGGCACCTACCAAGCCTCCGAATCCCAGTATCTCCCCCTTCTTTAATTCAAAGGAGCAATCCTGGAAGGAACGCTGATGGATGCTGCTTAAATGGCTTACTTTTAAAACCGTTTCCTCTGTCCGGTAATCTTCCTTGGGCGGATATACATTGCTTAATTCCCGGCCTACCATCTGTTTTACGATTTCCTCATCGGAAATGTCCTTTACTTCCCAGGAGCCTACGTAGGTTCCATCCCGCATGATCGTAATGTCGTCGGCAATCTGCCGGATCTCAGCCATCTTATGGCTGATATATATCATGGAAACGCCCCGGGCTTTTAAATCCCTGACAATGCGAAACAGCGCCTCCACTTCATTATCAGTCAGCGATGAGGTCGGTTCATCCAAAATTACCAGCTTTGCATTCTGGCTCACTGCCTTTGCAATTTCCACTGACTGCATTTGTCCGATTGATAGTGTCCCAAGTTTTGCCCTGGGATTAAAACTCATTTTTACATCTTTTAACCATTTTTCTGCTTCCAGGTTCATGGTCTTATGATCAACTATTTTTAAAGGGCCTATTTTTATTAAGGGATATCTTCCAAGATACATATTTTCCGCAATGGAACGCGCCGGTACCGGCTGCAGCTCCTGATGCACCATGGCAAGCCCCTTGTGGAGGGCATCATCAGGATTTGCGATGCTTACATCTTTCCCGTCGATAAGAACCTTTCCTTCATCCATTTTATAAATGCCGAAAAGACATTTCATAAGGGTCGATTTACCTGCTCCGTTTTCACCCATCAGGGCGTGAACGGTACCGGGACGTACTTTTAAGTTGATGCCATCGAGCGCTTTAACGCCAGGGAAGGATTTGCTGACCCCTATCATTTCCAGTCTGTACTTCTCTGCCATCCCGTTTCTCCTTTCCAATTGATTGCCTGTGTTCTTTGTGTTTCTAAAGCAATTTCCTTCGGATACCTTTAAAAATCGGGTGTGCCTTACCGACACACCCGTTTCTTTTACCGGCTGCTGGAAATTATTTTAACTTATCAAGAATTTCCTGAGCATTCTCCTTGGTAACTTTAATATAGTCTACCATATTTACATTTTCGACAGATTCACCCTTAATAAACTTAACAGCCATATCGCCTGCTGCATGAGCCTGTGAGAAGTGATCGTTGAATACGGTACCTGTCTGCTTGTCATCGAGAACATTCTGAACAGCCTCTGTCAGAGCATCAACACCTACTAAATAGATGTCTTTGTTTACGGTACGTCCTGCTGCTTCGATTGCCTGAAGAGCACCAAGTGCCATAGCATCGTTATTGCAGAAGATTACTTCGATCTGGTCGCCATACTGTGTTAAAGCATCCTGAGCGATCTGCTGAGCTTTTGCCTGATCCCAGTCACCGCGCTGCTTTAACAGTTCTTTCACCTGTGCTCCTGAATCAGTAAGAGCCTTAACAGAGAATTCTGTTCTGTACTGAGCATCTACGTTCTCAGGATCACCCTGGATCATGATATAGGAAACAACGCCGTCACCGTTAATATCACCCTTCGTGGAGGTTTCAAGAATTTCTTCCCCCTGATAGGTTCCGGACTGTCTTGCATCACAGCCTACATAAGTAGCGTTGATTTTGTCATCTTTCCATCTCTGCTCTTCCTGAGTATCTGGTTCACGGTTAATGTAAACAACCGGGATTCCGGCTTCCTTACACATATCTGTGATTTCCGGAGCAGAAGAAGCCTGCACAAGGTTTAAAATCAATACATCGTATTTCTGAGTGATGAAGTTCTGGATCTGATTGGTCTGTTCTGCCTGATCACCCTTACCATCCTGGATAACAACATTTTCTTTCTTAAAGCCTAAGTCTTCTGTCAGATAGCGCTGAAGCTCTGTCCGGTAAAGTGTCATAAAGTTATCATCAAATTTGTAAATTGAGATACCGACTTTCTTATCCGCCACATCTCCGCCAACAGCATCTTTTACTGCATCTGCGGTGGTTTCTGCTGCGCTTGTATCCTCCTTCTTAGTCTCTGCTGTAGTTGCCTCTGTCGGGGCAGCTGTAGTCCCCTTGGAACCAGCTCCGCAGCCTGCCATGGAAAATACCATTGCTGACGCAAGACCTACTGCTAATGCTTTTTTGAGTAATCTCATGATAAATCCTCCCTTATCATTATATTGTTATCGATTGGTGTTTTTACCTTACCGACATGCACATTATAGCTTTCTTTTGTGCAGTTTTCCATATAATTTTTTTAGGATATGTATCGATTTTTTTAGATTCTTCAGTTTTTATCAAATAATTTCGATATTTTTACCCACTATGCACAACTATATTCCTTTATTCCCGAAAAGAACCGGGCCAGGTAAATATTCTTATATAATCATTTAACGGCTTTTACACGGGAAATAAACTCTGCAGCCTGCTGCAAAGTTCTTAATGGGTTGTCAGGGCCTTCTGGCTGCACTCATAATACTTATCCCGGTCCAGTTTTACAATTTCCTGTACCTTTTGCCCAAGAGACTCTGCGGCGGCAATCTTAAAAATCACACTGGCATACTCCTGGCTGTCGCATTGCACCGTTCCAAACAACCTTCCCGTGCGCAGCCCTTCAAGACCCTGAGGTGTGCCGTCGATCCCTACAATCTTAACTGGTCTTAAGTCCCCTTTTCGATCCAGGGCATCGGCTGCTCCCAAGGCCATGTCATCATTGTTGCAGATTACCACTTCCACTTCATCCGGATACTCCAAAAGCCATTGCTCCATCCAGGCCGAAGCCTGGCTTCTGTCCCAATTAGCAATTCCTCCGGTGATCTTTTCTAATGGTACCCCGCCATCTTTTAAGGTCTGAATCGACCATTCCGTACGGATCAGGGAGTCCTGATGGCTGTTTTCTCCCTCCAAAAGGACATAGCTGACCTTTCCATCCCCATTTAAGTCAAGGGATGAGGAATCTTTTTTATAGGCATCCACCAGTATATTTCCCTGAAGAACCGCAGACTCTTTCGCATTTTCCCCAACATAGTAAAGCTTTTCCCATCGCCTCATATCCTCCTCCACCGGTTCCCGGTTAAAGAACACCACCGGCAAGTCCGCATCCATTGCTTTACCGATAATATTGGATGCTACGGAACGATCCACAATATTTACACAGATGGCATCATAGCCCAGAGAAATGAAACGGTCCACCTGACTGTTCTGAGTATTCTGATTCCCCTTGGCATCCACGATTTCCATGACTACCTTAATTCCTGTTTCCTTCTCATACTCTTTGGCCTGTTCCTCAATATTTCCCCTGAGGGTATTGATAAAGGAATCGTCTCCGCGGTATAAAGTCACTCCAATGCGAATGGATTTTTTTTCTTCCTTTCCGTCCTCCTTCCGGCTTTGATATAACACACCCCAAAGTGCCAGCAGCAGGATAACCGCAACTGCAAGAATACCATATCGTTTCTTCATAATCCATCCCCCATCTAATCAATTGGATACAATATCCTTTCAAATTTGCTTTCCCGCAGATCCGATTTACGGATATAGTAAGAATCCAACACGATCTGCGTTCTTTGAAGCCCCCCATGAACCGCTTCCACGGCTTTTTCGATGCTCATATAGCCTGCATCAAACTGGTCGCTTGCAACCAGTCCTTTAATAATTTCATTGTCCAGCTCTTTTAAGAGCTTTGTCGTACTCCCGATCCCATAAAGCCCTTCCAAAAAATTGCCATAAACCGGACTTCCGGAAATAATATCGGCAGTCTCATCAAGACTCCTGGGATCAATGGCTGCAATGACCGCTTTTCCTCCTCCGGGATAAACCATGCCCTCAACGGTCTCCCGAAAGGTCCCTTCTGCCTTTTTCTCATAAAGCTTCATGGAAAATCCAGACTTTGACAAAGCAGATACCAACCCGTCATAGGCTTCCCGGTTATATCCGTAATCAAGGCCTTCCGTAAATATCCACACAGGCAGATCCGGGGAATTCTCCGCCGCAATCGCCTGTCCAAGCAAACGTCCCTCCTCTTCATAATCCGGAGATATGCCGCTTTTCACCTGTTCGTTGGGCGGCAAACTTCCCATGAAAACGGCAGGGCTGTTTAAAACCATATCATCCATTTTTTTTACACATTCCACCGGTTTTACGGGAATCAGGACAATGGCCGACGCCCCGTCATTAATCTCCCTCTGAACCAGTTCGATCTG is a window of [Clostridium] saccharolyticum WM1 DNA encoding:
- a CDS encoding galactose ABC transporter substrate-binding protein, with the translated sequence MKRLRKGIFLFFFIVWTAFPLYGCAPMEQKKDVGESATSEAGTEGVPEETGPKIGVSIYRYDDTFMKLYRQELKQYLEETYHAEVIMRNAGGDQKEQDKQVNQFISDGCDGIIVNPVEIPAAQELADACSRAGIPLVFINREPKEEEQKRWREKQMAVSCVGTDSRQAGTYQGEIILETLNKGDFNGDGVVSYVMLMGEKGNEDSQYRTEYSIKALEEGGMKTEELFSGNGNWNKDEGKKLAKQALASWGNRIEVFFCNNDSMANGALEAVEEAGRIPGKDIYLVGVDALQDTVTYIKEGRMTGTVLNDHEGQSQMAADTLKKMIDGESVETRYQVDYIKVTAISTFQTLKGED
- a CDS encoding CYTH domain-containing protein, translating into MEIERKYLITQPPAGYSSHPYHFIEQGYLSTEPVVRVRREDDVFYLTYKSKGLLEREEYNLPLTRESYEHLIKKADGHILTKRRYLIPLEDSGHLTIELDVFEGRFKGLVLAEVEFPEREEAERFIPPSWFGEDVTFSGDYQNSRLSRLP
- a CDS encoding galactose/methyl galactoside ABC transporter permease MglC, producing MQTKKINAKDFLINNGIIVVLIMLAIFTAIKQPSFGTPDNLKNIALNVAPRFIIACGVSGCLITRGTDLSAGRMVGLSACLAGTLLQKPGYSGKFFPNLPDFGIWWVFVVLLICIAVCAIFGLINGMVVSFLQVPAFIGTLGMQLIVYGVCLVYTNATPIGGYRAAYTEVAKGRLLGVIPYLFLIALAIGLIIWFVYNKTPHGKYMYAIGGNEQAAEVSGVNTKKTKIIIYVTAAALYALGGFLVGAKSGGSSVNMGMGWELEAIAACTIGGVSVNGGIGKVSGVLIGVLVFEILKTCLQYLGVDTNYQYIAQGIVIVVAIALDIRKYIAKK
- a CDS encoding sugar ABC transporter ATP-binding protein, whose protein sequence is MAEKYRLEMIGVSKSFPGVKALDGINLKVRPGTVHALMGENGAGKSTLMKCLFGIYKMDEGKVLIDGKDVSIANPDDALHKGLAMVHQELQPVPARSIAENMYLGRYPLIKIGPLKIVDHKTMNLEAEKWLKDVKMSFNPRAKLGTLSIGQMQSVEIAKAVSQNAKLVILDEPTSSLTDNEVEALFRIVRDLKARGVSMIYISHKMAEIRQIADDITIMRDGTYVGSWEVKDISDEEIVKQMVGRELSNVYPPKEDYRTEETVLKVSHLSSIHQRSFQDCSFELKKGEILGFGGLVGAQRTELMEAIFGMRHIAGGQIEILGKKVTVKRPQDAIADSVGMITEDRRGTGIFGCLSIADNTAIASYRNYTKAGTINSRKVGQVVKDSIAKLSIKTPNDRTLIQSLSGGNQQKVIIARWLANNPDILIMDEPTRGIDVGAKYEIYQIMIELVKQGKSIIMISSEMPELIGMSNRIIVMCNGHITGELEDEEATQEKIMAFATKFDLNDKVTENFTQEVKS
- a CDS encoding galactose ABC transporter substrate-binding protein, with the protein product MRLLKKALAVGLASAMVFSMAGCGAGSKGTTAAPTEATTAETKKEDTSAAETTADAVKDAVGGDVADKKVGISIYKFDDNFMTLYRTELQRYLTEDLGFKKENVVIQDGKGDQAEQTNQIQNFITQKYDVLILNLVQASSAPEITDMCKEAGIPVVYINREPDTQEEQRWKDDKINATYVGCDARQSGTYQGEEILETSTKGDINGDGVVSYIMIQGDPENVDAQYRTEFSVKALTDSGAQVKELLKQRGDWDQAKAQQIAQDALTQYGDQIEVIFCNNDAMALGALQAIEAAGRTVNKDIYLVGVDALTEAVQNVLDDKQTGTVFNDHFSQAHAAGDMAVKFIKGESVENVNMVDYIKVTKENAQEILDKLK
- a CDS encoding galactose ABC transporter substrate-binding protein codes for the protein MKKRYGILAVAVILLLALWGVLYQSRKEDGKEEKKSIRIGVTLYRGDDSFINTLRGNIEEQAKEYEKETGIKVVMEIVDAKGNQNTQNSQVDRFISLGYDAICVNIVDRSVASNIIGKAMDADLPVVFFNREPVEEDMRRWEKLYYVGENAKESAVLQGNILVDAYKKDSSSLDLNGDGKVSYVLLEGENSHQDSLIRTEWSIQTLKDGGVPLEKITGGIANWDRSQASAWMEQWLLEYPDEVEVVICNNDDMALGAADALDRKGDLRPVKIVGIDGTPQGLEGLRTGRLFGTVQCDSQEYASVIFKIAAAESLGQKVQEIVKLDRDKYYECSQKALTTH
- a CDS encoding substrate-binding domain-containing protein, with amino-acid sequence MTKQEKLLWTLLAGVLVILFLLSSTDLIIKEKKTEIYPVSVIIGDTSDDYYVNFRKGVDKAAEEYNVDVSFITLYEKGDANQQIELVQREINDGASAIVLIPVKPVECVKKMDDMVLNSPAVFMGSLPPNEQVKSGISPDYEEEGRLLGQAIAAENSPDLPVWIFTEGLDYGYNREAYDGLVSALSKSGFSMKLYEKKAEGTFRETVEGMVYPGGGKAVIAAIDPRSLDETADIISGSPVYGNFLEGLYGIGSTTKLLKELDNEIIKGLVASDQFDAGYMSIEKAVEAVHGGLQRTQIVLDSYYIRKSDLRESKFERILYPID